Proteins co-encoded in one Vibrio fortis genomic window:
- a CDS encoding sulfite exporter TauE/SafE family protein, which translates to MEMIEPTMLVILALVAFAAGFIDAVAGGGGMLTVPTLLSLGLPPHIALGTNKLAATFASSTAAFTYYKKKLFKPQCWLNAFVATLIGATVGTLVVDAISTEWLEKVLPLVILAAAIYTIFHKTPNANQSVPLKPCPVLKKKQIAQGFTLGFYDGVAGPGTGAFWTVSSMALYRLNILLASGLSKAMNFTSNFTSLVTFAILGHIDWVLGLTMGVCLMVGAFVGAHSAIRFGAKFIRPVFVTVVSILAIKLAYEAWFVNL; encoded by the coding sequence ATGGAAATGATTGAACCAACCATGTTGGTCATATTAGCCCTAGTTGCCTTTGCTGCGGGTTTTATTGATGCCGTTGCCGGTGGCGGCGGTATGCTAACCGTACCTACTTTATTGTCTCTGGGACTACCACCTCATATTGCGCTCGGCACTAATAAGCTTGCAGCTACATTTGCGTCTTCAACAGCCGCGTTTACCTATTACAAGAAAAAGCTGTTCAAGCCTCAATGTTGGCTCAACGCTTTTGTTGCAACTTTAATTGGCGCGACAGTCGGAACTCTAGTCGTCGACGCCATCAGTACAGAATGGCTTGAAAAAGTGCTTCCTCTTGTGATTTTGGCCGCTGCGATCTACACCATTTTTCACAAAACGCCGAATGCAAACCAGAGCGTGCCACTCAAGCCATGCCCAGTTTTGAAGAAGAAACAGATAGCTCAAGGTTTTACATTAGGGTTTTATGATGGCGTGGCAGGTCCCGGAACCGGTGCTTTCTGGACAGTGAGTTCTATGGCTCTTTATCGCCTAAACATTTTGCTCGCATCTGGTTTATCAAAGGCGATGAACTTCACCAGCAATTTCACTTCTTTAGTTACGTTCGCAATTCTAGGTCATATTGATTGGGTTCTTGGATTAACGATGGGCGTTTGCTTAATGGTTGGCGCATTTGTTGGAGCTCATTCAGCTATCCGTTTTGGCGCTAAGTTTATCCGCCCGGTCTTTGTTACGGTCGTGAGCATCCTTGCCATCAAACTCGCTTACGAAGCTTGGTTTGTAAACCTTTAA
- the dinG gene encoding ATP-dependent DNA helicase DinG: MLTTKIQNSIRTSYQNLQSQLENFVPRRAQNYLVAEIAKTLCGQYHKSNRMIVAEAGTGIGKSLSYLMATIPVAVLNNRKIIISTATVALQEQLVNKDLPLYRRLTDREFSFILAKGRQRYCCAEKLAVACGADGGQMAMFESKPKKKDIEQLETMYRSLAQGKWDGDRDSWPKPIDDMIWQMIVSDKHSCNNSMPAHRDCPFQKARSELDKADVIIANHSLVMADADLGGGVILPEPENSIYVFDEAHHLPHVARDHSSAAASLKGAASWLERLNQSISKLSGLAEEKRVYRFRNELQDSVQQLIPTLSQLSNRFDATQFEDGLYRFEHGDLPEWLESESKDLKQLSQKASQAVAKIADLIAERVKDGELSAKLAEPALAEIGFYIQRTENLAQVWRLMAEPKREKGAPLARWLELNKESEGDFIVNVSPLEVGWQLDQQIWSRCVGAVLVSATMRALNSFSFFCHQAGISQKPEDGVQFLALASPFDYQNQAELVVPAMKYEPQAPQFTEYLIEILPKVIEDNKANLVLFSSYWQMNQVAEGLSTDFVKKGWALQVQGDTSRAEILKKHKNLIDKGKTSVLFGTGSFSEGLDLPGELLENLIITKIPFGVPTSPVEQAHSEYIESKGGNPFMQITVPEASKKLIQSVGRLLRKERDSGKVTILDRRIVTKRYGKSLLDSLPPFKRTIKY; encoded by the coding sequence ATGCTAACCACTAAAATACAAAATTCTATTCGCACTAGTTATCAAAACCTTCAATCTCAGTTGGAAAACTTTGTACCTAGACGCGCTCAAAACTATCTTGTTGCTGAAATAGCGAAGACACTATGTGGGCAATACCACAAGAGTAACCGCATGATTGTGGCTGAGGCGGGTACTGGAATCGGTAAATCGCTCTCTTACTTAATGGCGACGATTCCTGTCGCGGTGCTCAACAACCGAAAAATCATTATTTCAACTGCGACTGTGGCGCTACAAGAACAGCTCGTAAATAAAGACCTCCCTCTATATAGACGACTCACCGACAGAGAGTTCTCTTTTATCTTAGCGAAGGGCAGGCAACGGTATTGTTGTGCCGAAAAGCTTGCAGTGGCATGTGGCGCTGATGGTGGCCAGATGGCGATGTTTGAATCTAAGCCTAAGAAGAAAGACATAGAGCAACTTGAAACCATGTACCGAAGCCTTGCTCAAGGTAAATGGGATGGCGATAGAGACTCGTGGCCTAAACCCATTGACGACATGATTTGGCAAATGATCGTGAGCGACAAGCACAGCTGCAACAACAGTATGCCTGCACATCGAGACTGCCCTTTTCAGAAAGCCCGCTCCGAACTTGATAAAGCGGATGTGATTATTGCGAACCACAGTTTAGTCATGGCAGATGCAGACTTAGGCGGTGGCGTTATTCTCCCAGAGCCTGAGAACAGCATTTATGTATTCGATGAAGCACACCATTTGCCTCACGTTGCGCGTGATCACTCATCGGCTGCAGCAAGTTTAAAAGGTGCCGCTTCATGGTTAGAACGTTTGAATCAATCGATCAGCAAACTTTCAGGCCTAGCAGAAGAGAAACGAGTCTATCGATTCAGAAATGAGCTTCAAGACTCAGTTCAACAGCTCATACCAACCCTTTCTCAGTTGAGTAATCGCTTCGACGCAACACAATTTGAAGATGGCTTATATCGTTTCGAACATGGCGATCTTCCCGAATGGCTTGAAAGCGAATCAAAAGATCTAAAGCAGTTAAGCCAAAAAGCGAGTCAAGCCGTCGCAAAAATTGCAGACCTTATTGCAGAGAGAGTGAAAGATGGTGAGCTTTCCGCCAAACTCGCGGAACCAGCCCTCGCTGAAATTGGCTTCTATATACAACGAACAGAAAACCTCGCACAAGTCTGGCGCTTAATGGCAGAACCCAAACGAGAAAAAGGCGCACCTCTAGCACGCTGGTTAGAACTAAATAAAGAGAGTGAAGGCGATTTCATTGTTAATGTGTCGCCTTTAGAGGTTGGCTGGCAGTTGGATCAGCAGATTTGGAGCCGTTGCGTCGGTGCGGTTCTCGTCTCAGCGACCATGCGAGCTTTAAACTCATTCAGTTTCTTCTGTCATCAGGCCGGCATCAGTCAAAAACCTGAGGATGGTGTGCAGTTTCTTGCATTAGCGTCTCCGTTTGATTATCAAAATCAAGCCGAGCTAGTAGTTCCAGCAATGAAGTATGAACCACAAGCTCCGCAGTTTACTGAATATCTTATCGAGATTTTGCCTAAGGTAATTGAAGACAACAAAGCCAACCTCGTTTTATTCTCTTCATACTGGCAAATGAATCAGGTTGCCGAAGGTTTATCCACAGATTTCGTTAAAAAGGGTTGGGCTTTGCAGGTGCAAGGCGATACATCACGTGCGGAAATTCTAAAAAAACATAAAAACCTTATAGATAAAGGAAAAACCAGTGTGCTTTTCGGTACAGGTAGCTTTTCAGAAGGGCTTGATTTACCAGGCGAGCTATTGGAAAACCTCATTATTACCAAGATTCCGTTTGGTGTTCCTACCTCACCTGTAGAGCAGGCTCATTCAGAATACATCGAGTCCAAGGGAGGAAATCCGTTTATGCAAATCACGGTTCCTGAAGCGAGTAAAAAACTGATCCAATCTGTCGGTCGACTACTGCGTAAAGAACGAGATTCTGGTAAAGTCACGATCCTTGATCGACGCATAGTCACAAAGCGTTATGGCAAGTCCTTATTAGACTCTCTACCGCCTTTTAAACGTACGATAAAATATTAA
- a CDS encoding porin, whose amino-acid sequence MKKTLLALAVMTAAGSANAAIEIYNQDGVSVDLKGDIEVVYSNEFKKGSSMEQKIEDADFGFDVKYMVNEEWKVGAYWEFNGSENANAEDTKNGDTYVAAYHETFGSIKFGRLCTAVDDLGIGGDEAFGISTLLDNETNECADEAVRYDFDNGDLYATLGFVQDKVDGSSNSEAEGSNSEYFDARLGYRLTDFDISAFVANLKADGAGVDHQGFGAELVYSGIENVYLSTAYYGTSSDADNDDNSVIAFAAGYTMGLWGFNAGYSIGDHDVDVKDEDRWFVNSTYAIAPNTKVYAEVGGIDSDNTDYKTDSGLAIGVEASF is encoded by the coding sequence ATGAAAAAGACTCTATTAGCTCTAGCAGTTATGACAGCAGCTGGTTCTGCAAACGCAGCAATCGAAATTTACAACCAAGACGGTGTTTCTGTTGATCTTAAAGGTGACATCGAAGTTGTATACAGCAACGAGTTCAAAAAAGGTTCTTCAATGGAACAAAAAATCGAAGATGCAGACTTCGGTTTTGACGTAAAATACATGGTAAATGAAGAGTGGAAGGTAGGTGCTTACTGGGAGTTTAACGGCTCTGAGAATGCAAATGCTGAAGACACTAAAAACGGCGATACATATGTAGCGGCTTACCATGAGACTTTTGGTTCTATCAAATTCGGCCGCCTATGTACAGCAGTTGATGATCTAGGTATTGGTGGTGACGAAGCGTTCGGTATTTCTACCTTACTAGACAACGAGACTAACGAGTGTGCAGACGAAGCCGTTCGTTACGATTTCGACAATGGTGACTTATACGCTACACTTGGTTTCGTTCAAGATAAAGTTGATGGTTCTTCTAACTCAGAAGCTGAAGGCTCTAACTCAGAGTATTTCGATGCGCGCCTTGGCTACCGTCTAACTGACTTTGACATCTCAGCATTTGTTGCGAACCTTAAAGCTGACGGTGCAGGCGTAGATCATCAAGGTTTTGGTGCTGAGCTAGTATATTCTGGTATCGAAAACGTTTACCTATCTACAGCTTACTACGGCACATCTTCTGATGCTGACAACGATGACAACTCAGTTATCGCATTTGCAGCTGGTTACACTATGGGTCTTTGGGGCTTTAACGCTGGTTACTCAATCGGTGATCACGATGTAGACGTTAAAGACGAAGACCGTTGGTTTGTTAACTCAACTTACGCAATCGCACCAAACACTAAAGTATACGCAGAAGTGGGTGGTATCGATTCAGACAACACAGATTACAAAACAGACTCTGGTCTAGCTATCGGTGTTGAAGCATCATTCTAA
- a CDS encoding YccT family protein, which produces MMKVWLVLGLFTMLVGSVSAATLTPQKGVSILFINEQKAENKISGNHINEGFNQVLVRFDKKFGNSGVYSSAPYILSFHVTGDEVKIKPPKTRSYIEAEKVFESENPSWDVVQDDVAIKFQQDVIERKPGFVPFGGLDSRLVEYNESNAIYFKDGVLLDKPAEAVVLAPVTTGITPKNETKIQPQSNETEAHNVEQLKAWYLKASKQERKEFRKWMIDQE; this is translated from the coding sequence TTGATGAAAGTATGGTTAGTTTTGGGCTTATTCACTATGCTTGTTGGCAGTGTAAGCGCTGCGACTTTAACTCCCCAGAAAGGGGTGTCAATTTTGTTCATTAATGAACAAAAAGCTGAAAACAAAATTAGTGGGAATCATATTAATGAGGGTTTTAACCAAGTTCTAGTTCGCTTCGATAAAAAATTTGGTAATAGTGGGGTCTATTCTTCGGCACCTTATATATTGAGCTTTCATGTTACCGGTGATGAAGTGAAGATTAAGCCCCCAAAAACGCGTAGCTATATTGAAGCAGAGAAAGTCTTCGAAAGCGAAAATCCTTCATGGGATGTTGTGCAAGATGACGTAGCAATTAAATTTCAACAGGATGTCATTGAACGTAAGCCTGGGTTTGTACCTTTTGGTGGGTTAGACTCCCGGTTGGTTGAGTATAATGAAAGTAATGCGATTTATTTCAAGGATGGTGTATTGCTTGATAAACCGGCTGAAGCTGTAGTTTTAGCTCCTGTGACAACAGGAATTACTCCAAAAAACGAGACGAAAATTCAACCGCAATCGAATGAAACAGAAGCTCATAACGTTGAGCAGTTGAAAGCTTGGTATCTAAAAGCTTCTAAACAAGAACGCAAAGAATTCCGTAAATGGATGATTGATCAAGAGTAA
- a CDS encoding pseudouridine synthase, with product MSTRSRSTSRSNGSSRQGGQFKQGSNTSSRQNHKGNERRSSSTSKSQSSSKQRYKRKPSSDKPRVALEDRKVILFNKPFDTLSQFTDGEGRKTLADFIPVKDVYAAGRLDRDSEGLMVLTNDGIYQAKLTQPNSKSPKIYWVQVEGAPTENDLDKLRKGVELKDGMTLPAKVEVMPEPSVWERNPPVRFRAAVPTTWLAITIIEGRNRQVRRMTANIGFPTLRLIRYSMGGMTLGDLLPGEWKEV from the coding sequence ATGTCTACTCGCTCTCGTAGCACTTCGCGCTCTAATGGCTCCTCTCGACAAGGTGGTCAATTTAAACAAGGCAGCAATACCTCATCGCGTCAAAACCACAAAGGAAATGAACGCCGCTCTTCTTCTACAAGCAAGAGTCAATCATCCAGTAAACAGCGCTACAAACGTAAACCAAGCAGCGATAAACCTAGAGTCGCTCTTGAAGACAGAAAAGTGATTCTCTTCAATAAGCCATTCGACACGCTGAGTCAGTTTACCGACGGTGAAGGCCGAAAAACTCTAGCTGACTTTATCCCCGTCAAAGACGTTTATGCCGCAGGCCGCTTGGATCGAGACAGCGAAGGATTAATGGTGTTAACTAATGATGGTATTTATCAAGCTAAGTTGACTCAACCTAACTCTAAATCACCGAAAATCTATTGGGTACAAGTAGAAGGTGCTCCAACAGAGAACGATTTAGATAAATTGAGAAAAGGTGTCGAGCTCAAAGATGGTATGACATTACCAGCCAAAGTAGAGGTTATGCCAGAGCCTAGTGTTTGGGAACGTAATCCACCGGTACGATTTCGTGCTGCGGTCCCAACGACATGGCTTGCCATTACTATTATCGAAGGTCGAAATCGTCAAGTACGTCGCATGACAGCTAACATTGGCTTCCCGACTCTTCGTCTTATTCGTTACTCGATGGGTGGAATGACTTTAGGTGATTTGCTACCAGGGGAATGGAAAGAGGTTTAA
- a CDS encoding NADP-dependent isocitrate dehydrogenase — translation MPTEKPTIIYTITDEAPALATYSLLPIIQSFTASSGINVDTRDISLAGRIIANFPDYLTEEQRIGDALAELGELAKTPEANIIKLPNISASIPQLQATIKELQAKGYALPNYPEEASTDEEKAIKATYDKIKGSAVNPVLREGNSDRRAPLSVKNYAKKNPHSMGAWAADSKSHVASMDGKDFFGSEKSTTIDGATEVSIEFVGQDGAKKTLKPAFALQDKEIIDTSVMNKAALVAFFEKEIASAKEQGVLLSLHMKATMMKVSDPVIFGHAVKVYYKDVFAKHGQLFEELGVDVNNGIGDVYAKIASLPQDQKEAIEADLQAVYETQPPLAMVDSDRGITNLHVPSDIIVDASMPAMLRSSGQMWGPDGKQKDTKAMIPDRSYASIYQAVIDFCKENGAFDPTTMGSVPNVGLMAQKAEEYGSHDKTFILDAAGTVQVVDASGAVLLEQAVEEGDIFRMCQVKDAPIQDWVKLAVTRARASGTPAVFWLDESRAHDAELIKKVNAYLPEHDTDGLELKILSPLEATKFSLVRIKEGLDTISVTGNVLRDYLTDLFPILELGTSAKMLSIVPLMNGGGLFETGAGGSAPKHVQQVEKENHLRWDSLGEFLALAASLEHLSTVTGNAKAQVLADALDKATGEFLDMNKSPSRKVGELDNRGSHYYLATYWAKALAEQTVDADLAQEFASVAAKLSESEEAIVGELNSAQGVKGELGGYYLFDDALTSALMRPSATLNAVINA, via the coding sequence ATGCCTACTGAAAAACCAACCATCATCTATACGATTACAGACGAAGCACCAGCACTAGCGACATACTCTCTACTGCCTATCATTCAGTCATTCACTGCTTCTTCTGGTATCAACGTTGATACTCGTGATATCTCACTTGCAGGGCGTATTATTGCTAACTTCCCTGATTACTTAACTGAAGAGCAACGTATTGGTGATGCACTTGCTGAACTTGGCGAGTTGGCAAAAACACCGGAAGCAAACATCATCAAGCTTCCAAACATTTCAGCGTCTATCCCACAACTTCAAGCAACCATTAAAGAGCTTCAAGCGAAAGGTTACGCGCTTCCTAACTACCCAGAAGAAGCAAGCACTGACGAAGAGAAAGCGATCAAAGCAACTTACGACAAGATTAAAGGTAGTGCAGTAAACCCTGTACTGCGTGAAGGTAACTCTGACCGTCGTGCGCCACTTTCTGTAAAAAATTACGCGAAGAAAAACCCACACTCAATGGGTGCATGGGCTGCAGATTCTAAGTCTCATGTAGCGAGCATGGACGGTAAAGACTTCTTCGGTAGCGAAAAATCAACCACTATCGACGGTGCAACAGAAGTAAGCATCGAGTTTGTTGGTCAAGATGGCGCGAAGAAAACACTGAAACCAGCTTTCGCTCTGCAAGACAAAGAGATCATCGATACTTCAGTAATGAACAAGGCTGCGCTTGTTGCTTTCTTTGAAAAAGAGATTGCTTCAGCAAAAGAGCAGGGTGTACTGCTTTCTCTGCATATGAAAGCGACAATGATGAAGGTTTCTGACCCTGTGATCTTTGGTCATGCGGTTAAGGTTTATTACAAAGACGTATTCGCAAAGCACGGTCAGTTGTTTGAAGAGCTAGGTGTTGACGTGAACAACGGTATTGGCGATGTATACGCTAAGATCGCATCTCTACCACAAGACCAGAAAGAAGCTATCGAAGCTGATCTACAAGCGGTATACGAGACTCAACCGCCTCTAGCAATGGTTGATTCAGATCGTGGCATCACAAACTTACACGTACCAAGTGACATCATTGTTGATGCGTCAATGCCAGCGATGCTGCGTTCTTCTGGTCAAATGTGGGGTCCGGATGGCAAGCAGAAAGATACTAAAGCGATGATCCCAGATCGTAGCTACGCGAGCATCTACCAAGCTGTTATTGATTTCTGTAAAGAGAATGGTGCATTTGATCCAACAACAATGGGTAGCGTACCAAACGTTGGCCTAATGGCTCAAAAAGCAGAAGAGTATGGTTCTCATGACAAGACGTTCATCCTAGATGCTGCTGGTACGGTTCAAGTTGTAGACGCAAGTGGTGCCGTTCTTCTTGAGCAAGCGGTTGAAGAAGGCGACATCTTCCGTATGTGTCAGGTGAAAGACGCACCAATTCAAGATTGGGTTAAGCTTGCAGTAACACGTGCTCGTGCTTCAGGTACTCCAGCAGTATTCTGGCTAGACGAGTCTCGTGCACACGATGCAGAGCTGATTAAGAAAGTAAATGCTTACCTACCTGAGCACGATACAGATGGTCTAGAACTGAAGATTCTTTCTCCACTTGAAGCAACTAAGTTCTCTCTAGTTCGTATTAAAGAAGGTCTAGATACAATCTCAGTAACGGGTAACGTTCTACGTGACTACCTAACGGATCTGTTCCCAATTCTTGAGCTAGGCACGTCAGCGAAAATGCTATCTATCGTTCCATTAATGAACGGTGGTGGTCTGTTTGAAACGGGTGCTGGCGGCTCTGCTCCTAAGCACGTTCAACAGGTAGAAAAAGAGAACCACCTACGTTGGGACTCTCTAGGTGAGTTCCTAGCACTTGCGGCTTCACTAGAGCACCTAAGCACAGTTACGGGTAATGCTAAAGCTCAGGTACTAGCGGATGCTCTAGATAAAGCAACAGGTGAATTCCTAGATATGAACAAGTCACCATCTCGTAAAGTGGGTGAGCTTGATAACCGTGGTAGCCACTACTACCTAGCGACATACTGGGCTAAGGCTCTTGCTGAGCAAACGGTTGATGCGGATCTAGCACAAGAGTTTGCAAGCGTAGCGGCTAAGCTATCTGAAAGTGAAGAAGCAATCGTTGGTGAGCTAAACAGTGCGCAAGGTGTTAAAGGTGAACTGGGTGGTTACTACCTATTTGACGATGCTTTGACTTCAGCTCTAATGCGTCCAAGCGCAACACTAAATGCTGTGATTAATGCATAG
- the cspD gene encoding cold shock domain-containing protein CspD, whose translation MATGTVKWFNNAKGFGFICPEGEEGDIFAHYSTIQMEGYRTLKAGQQVDYEVESGPKGSHASSVVPVETSQTK comes from the coding sequence ATGGCTACAGGTACAGTAAAATGGTTTAACAATGCCAAAGGGTTTGGTTTCATTTGTCCAGAAGGTGAAGAGGGTGACATTTTTGCACACTATTCAACGATTCAAATGGAGGGTTACCGAACACTCAAGGCGGGGCAACAAGTCGATTACGAAGTTGAAAGCGGCCCGAAAGGCTCACATGCAAGCTCCGTAGTACCAGTAGAAACTAGCCAAACAAAGTAG
- the clpS gene encoding ATP-dependent Clp protease adapter ClpS → MSRNFEWAAPGSDLLEKEKTKVKPPAMYNVVLNNDDYTPMDFVIEILERFFSLDIEKATEIMLKVHYEGKAICGTYSAEIAETKVAQVTMYSKENEHPLLCTMEQA, encoded by the coding sequence ATGAGTAGAAACTTTGAATGGGCGGCTCCAGGCTCTGATTTACTGGAGAAAGAAAAAACGAAAGTTAAGCCACCGGCAATGTATAACGTCGTACTCAATAACGATGACTACACGCCAATGGACTTTGTAATCGAGATCCTAGAGCGATTTTTCTCACTAGATATCGAGAAAGCAACGGAAATTATGCTCAAGGTTCATTATGAAGGTAAAGCTATCTGTGGGACTTACAGCGCAGAGATAGCGGAAACAAAAGTAGCGCAAGTAACGATGTACTCAAAGGAAAATGAGCATCCGCTACTATGTACAATGGAGCAAGCTTAA
- the clpA gene encoding ATP-dependent Clp protease ATP-binding subunit ClpA, whose translation MLNKELESSLNGAFARAREKRHEFMTVEHLLLALLENDAAKEALLACQADLDALRNELDIFIDQTTPLIPESDETRETQPTLSFQRVLQRAVFHVQSSGRSEVTGANVLVAIFSEQESHAAYLLKKNDISRLDIVNFISHGITKASNEGDSASSSDSFGAESAEEASSEDRLENFATNLNEVAKKGNIDPLIGRDKELERTIQVLCRRRKNNPLLVGEAGVGKTAIAEGLAWRIVEGQVPEVIQSSVIYSLDIGSLLAGTKYRGDFEKRFKAILKQLEKEEDAILFIDEIHTIIGAGAASGGQVDAANLIKPLLSSGKLRCIGSTTYQEYSSIFEKERALSRRFQKIDIVEPSLDDTTKILIGLKPKYEAHHEVRYTNKALRAAVELSAKYINERHLPDKAIDVIDEAGARSRLAPASRRKKTVSVADIESMVAKMARIPEKSVSSSDKDILQNLDDRMKMLVFGQDTAIDALSEAIKLTRAGLGADNKPVGSFLFAGPTGVGKTEVTVQLSKLMGIELLRFDMSEYGERHSVSRLIGAPPGYVGYDQGGLLTDAVIKNPHSVVLLDEIEKAHPDIFNLLLQVMDNGTLTDNNGRKADFRNVILVMTTNAGVAETEKKSIGLIQQDHAPDAMGEIKKVFTPEFRNRLDNIIWFNSLDPTVISQVVDKFIVELQVQLDARGVSLEVSEDARHWLAEKGYDKAMGARPMGRVIQEQLKKPLANELLFGSLVDGGTVKVTLKKDELQFSYVGAKEEVMH comes from the coding sequence ATGCTGAATAAAGAATTAGAATCAAGCTTGAACGGCGCTTTTGCTCGAGCGCGAGAAAAGCGACATGAGTTTATGACTGTCGAGCACCTCCTACTTGCATTATTGGAAAATGATGCGGCTAAGGAAGCGTTATTGGCATGCCAAGCCGACCTTGATGCTTTGCGTAATGAACTCGATATTTTTATCGATCAAACGACTCCTCTTATCCCAGAAAGCGACGAAACGCGTGAGACTCAGCCGACGCTAAGTTTTCAACGCGTTCTACAGCGTGCAGTTTTCCATGTTCAGTCATCGGGTCGCAGTGAAGTGACCGGTGCCAACGTTCTTGTGGCTATTTTTAGTGAACAAGAATCTCACGCTGCTTACTTGTTGAAGAAAAACGATATCAGTCGCTTAGATATTGTTAACTTCATTTCTCACGGTATTACTAAAGCAAGTAACGAAGGCGACAGCGCTTCCTCTTCTGATTCATTCGGCGCCGAAAGCGCAGAAGAAGCGAGTTCAGAGGACAGATTAGAAAACTTCGCGACTAACCTTAATGAAGTGGCAAAGAAAGGTAATATCGATCCACTTATCGGCCGTGACAAAGAACTTGAACGCACCATCCAAGTACTATGTCGTCGTCGCAAAAATAACCCCCTACTTGTCGGTGAAGCAGGCGTAGGTAAAACTGCGATTGCCGAAGGTCTTGCGTGGAGAATCGTAGAAGGTCAAGTGCCTGAAGTGATTCAAAGCAGTGTAATCTACTCATTAGACATTGGCTCTCTACTTGCGGGTACTAAATACCGTGGTGACTTTGAGAAACGTTTTAAAGCGATTCTTAAACAGTTAGAGAAAGAAGAAGATGCGATCCTATTCATTGATGAAATTCACACCATTATTGGTGCAGGTGCAGCTTCGGGCGGTCAAGTAGACGCAGCAAACTTAATCAAGCCACTACTAAGTAGCGGTAAACTGCGTTGTATCGGTTCAACCACCTATCAAGAGTACAGCAGTATCTTTGAGAAAGAGCGTGCATTGTCTCGCCGTTTCCAAAAAATTGATATTGTTGAACCATCACTGGACGATACAACCAAGATCCTGATTGGTCTTAAGCCTAAGTATGAAGCGCACCACGAAGTTCGCTATACCAACAAAGCCTTGCGTGCTGCAGTAGAGTTATCCGCTAAATACATTAATGAGCGTCACCTGCCAGACAAGGCGATTGACGTTATTGATGAAGCGGGTGCTCGTAGTCGCTTAGCCCCAGCAAGCCGCCGTAAGAAAACGGTTAGCGTAGCGGACATCGAGTCTATGGTTGCGAAAATGGCTCGCATTCCTGAGAAATCAGTTTCTTCTTCAGATAAAGATATTCTTCAGAACCTTGATGACCGTATGAAAATGTTGGTATTTGGCCAGGATACGGCGATCGATGCATTGAGTGAGGCAATTAAGCTAACTCGTGCTGGTCTTGGTGCTGACAACAAACCAGTAGGTTCATTCCTGTTTGCTGGTCCAACAGGTGTTGGTAAAACGGAAGTGACAGTTCAACTATCTAAACTGATGGGTATAGAACTACTGCGCTTTGATATGTCTGAATATGGTGAGCGTCACTCGGTAAGCCGTTTAATTGGTGCGCCTCCTGGTTATGTTGGTTACGACCAAGGTGGTTTGCTAACGGATGCTGTTATTAAGAACCCTCACTCAGTTGTCCTACTGGATGAGATCGAGAAAGCACACCCTGATATCTTTAACCTGCTATTACAGGTAATGGATAACGGTACACTAACAGACAACAACGGCCGTAAAGCTGACTTCCGCAATGTGATCCTAGTGATGACAACCAACGCGGGTGTGGCGGAAACAGAGAAGAAATCGATCGGCTTGATCCAACAAGATCATGCGCCAGACGCGATGGGTGAAATCAAGAAAGTGTTTACGCCTGAATTCCGTAACCGTCTTGATAACATCATCTGGTTCAACAGCCTAGATCCGACAGTAATTAGCCAAGTGGTTGATAAGTTTATTGTTGAGCTACAAGTTCAACTGGACGCACGTGGCGTGTCTTTAGAGGTATCAGAAGATGCTCGTCATTGGCTAGCCGAGAAAGGCTACGACAAAGCGATGGGTGCTCGTCCTATGGGACGTGTTATTCAAGAGCAACTCAAGAAGCCTCTGGCCAATGAACTGCTGTTTGGTAGCCTGGTTGACGGTGGTACTGTGAAAGTAACGCTGAAGAAAGATGAGCTGCAATTTAGCTATGTTGGTGCGAAGGAAGAAGTGATGCACTAG
- the infA gene encoding translation initiation factor IF-1, which yields MAKEDVIEMQGTVLDTLPNTMFRVELENGHVVTAHISGKMRKNYIRILTGDKVTVEMTPYDLSKGRIVFRAR from the coding sequence ATGGCTAAAGAAGACGTAATCGAGATGCAAGGCACTGTCCTTGATACTCTACCAAACACAATGTTCCGTGTTGAGCTTGAAAACGGTCACGTAGTGACAGCACACATCTCTGGTAAAATGCGTAAGAACTACATCCGTATTCTTACTGGTGACAAAGTAACTGTTGAGATGACTCCATACGACCTTTCTAAAGGCCGCATCGTCTTCCGTGCTCGTTAA